Genomic window (Candidatus Dormiibacterota bacterium):
GTGGTGCTCGTGTGCGACGTGTCCGGCTCGATGACTCCCTACGCGCGGATGCTGCTGCAGTACCTGCAGGCATCGGTGGCGGCGCGACGGCGGGTCGAGGCGTTCGCGTTCGGGACGCGACTGACGCGGATCACCAACGAGCTCGAGGGGCGTGATCCCGACCGCGCGCTGGCGCGCGCGGCCGCGGCGGTCGCCGACTTCTCCGGGGGGACCCGGATCGGCGCGGCCCTGGCCGAGCTCAATCGCCTGCACGGGCGCCGGATCGGCCGCGGTGCCGTGATCGTGATCCTGTCCGACGGATGGGACCGGGGTGATCCGCAGCTGCTGGGGGTGGAGATGGCCCGTCTGCGACGTAGCGCGCACCGGCTGGTGTGGCTGAACCCGCTGGCCGCTCACCCGGACTTTGAACCGTTGACGCGCGGCATGCGCGCCGCGGTACCACACACCGACGAGCTCCTGGCGGGCAACTCGCTTGCCTCGCTGCAGGAGCTCGCCAGCATTCTCGAGGAGATCTGACCGTGAGAGACGTGTTGCCTGAGATCAGTCAATGGGAAGAGCGCGGCGACCGGGTCGCCGTCGCCACGGTGGTGGGGGTGCAGCGTTCGGCTCCCCGGGCGCCGGGAGCGAAAATGGCCGTGAGCGAGCGCGGCGAGATCGCCGGCGGCGTGTCGGGCGGTTGCGTCGAAGGCGCCGTGGTCGAGATCGCCGAGCAGGTGATGGGCGGCGCGCCGCCCCAGCTGGTGCACTTCGGAATTGCTGACTCGGAGGCGTGGGACGTGGGGCTTCCGTGCGGCGGCGAGATCGACGTGTGGATCCAGGAGCGAAGGCCGAGCCGGTTTGAGGAGATCGCCCGGGAAGGCGGCCGGGCGGCCGAGGTAACCGTCGTCGAGGGACCGCAGCTCGGCGCCAAGCTCGGCATCGACGCCGATGGCGGGCGCTGGGGCTCGCTCGGGTCGCCCGAGCAGGACGACGAGGCGACCCGGATCGCCGGTGAGCTGCTGTGGAGCGACGCGTCGGAGCGCCGCGGCCCGCTGTTCATCGATGTGACCTTCCCGCCACCGCGGTTGATCCTGTTCGGGGCGGTGGACATCGCTGCGCACCTGTGCACGCTGGCGAAGGGCTGCGGTTGGAGGCCGTACGTCGTCGACCCGCGCGCACGGTTCGCGACGCCGGACCGGTTTCCCGACGCGGTCGAGGTGATCGCCTCCTGGCCCGACGAGGCGTTCGCGCGCCTCGGCGGGATCGACCCCGCGACGTCGATCGTCGTCCTCACCCACGACCCCAAGCTCGACGATGCGGCGCTGACGATCGCGCTGCGGTCTCCGGCACGGTTCGTCGGCGCGATGGGTTCGCGCCGGGCGCAGGCATCGCGCCGCGAGCGGCTGCTGGCCGCGGGGATGACCGACGAGGAGCTCGAGCGGCTGTCGGCCCCGGTCGGATTGGACCTGGGGGCGATCGGGCGTGAGGAGACGGCCCTGTCGGTGCTGGCCGAGGTGGTCGCCGCGCGCCACGGCCGCGACGGCGGCCGGCTGGCGACGGGAGGAGGGCGGATCCACCAGGTGCCGGCGTGATCGGCGGCCTCATCCTTGCCGCCGGCGAAGGCACCCGCTTCGGGTCTGAGCCGAAGCTGTTAGCCGAGCTCGGCGGACGGCCGCTGCTCGAGCACGCCGTGCGCGCTCAGTGTCGCGTTCCCGCACTCGAGCGGGTCGTCGTCGTGCTCGGCGCCCATGCCGACCGGCTGCTCGCGGAGGTGGACTTCATGCGTGCGGAGCCGGTCGTGTGCGACACCTGGGCGGAGGGCCAGTCGGCGTCGCTGCGGCGCGGCCTGCGGGAGTTACAAGAGGCTTCGAAGGTGATCGTGACGCTCGGCGACGAGCCGTTGATCACGAGTGAGACCGTCGCCCGCTTCGCCGCCGAGCCGCCGGGCACGCAGGCTGTCTACGATGGCCGCCCCGGCCACCCGGTGGTGCTCGGTCCAGATCAGCTCCGGGCTCTGCTGGGGCTGACCGGCGACCGTGGTGCCCGCGACCTGCTGGCAGGCGGACCAAAGATCGAGCTTGGTGATCGACGCGGGATGGGCCGCGACGTCGATACAACCGAAGACCTGGAGAGGATGCGCAATGAAGCTAGAGCAGTCGTTTGAGGTCGAGGCGCCGCTGGAACAGGTGTGGGCGGCATTGATCGACGTCGAGCGGGTCGCGCCGAACCTGCCCGGTGCCGCGGTCACGGGCCGCAACGACGACGGCACCTACAACGGCACGTTCACGATCAAGATCGGCCCGACGACCGCGTCCTACACGGGGAAGCTCGAGATGCAGAACGTCGACGAGGGGTCCCATAGCGCGACGATGTACGCCCAGGGATCGGACCGGCGTGGGCAGGGAGGGGCGACCGCCACGATCTCCTCGAGGCTAACCGCGCTGGGCGACCGCACGCGCGTCGAGGTCGCGACCGACTACCACATCACCGGCAGGCTGGCCAGGTTCGGGCGTGGCGGGATGATCGAGGACATCTCCGAGCGCCTGCTGCGCGAGTTCGCGAGCCGCCTGCAGTCCTCGCTGGCGGGAGGGCCACCGACCGTGGAGCACCAGGCGGATGTCGCCGATCAGGTGCCGGCAGCGGGCCCGCCCGCGGAGTCCGAGCAACCCACGAACGAGACGGCCATCACCCCGGCCGTTGAAGCGGAGGCGGAGGCAGCGGCCCCGCCGCCAACCGAGGTGGCCGAGGCGGTGGAGGCGGTACCGCCGCCGACTGAAGCGGTGCCACCGACCGAGACGGTCCCGCCGACCGAGGCGGTCCCGCCGCCACCACCGCCGACCGAGGCGGTCCCGCCGCCACCAGCGCCGACCGGGGCCGGACCGCCGCCACCACCGCCTCCCGGAGCCGGACCACCGCCACCGCCGCCCCCCGGGGCCGGACCACCGCCGCCACCTCCACCTCCGCCGCCTCCACCGGCCGACTCGGCTCCCCCCGTCCAGGGGCTGTCGCTCGTCGGCGGGGTCGTGCTGAGCCGGATCAAGCGAAACCCGGCCCCGTTGATCGGCGTGATCGCTGGGCTGGTGTTGCTGCGGCTGCTGTTCCGGAAGCGCTAGACAACCGCGCCGCCCCAGCCGGGTGCGACGTGTGTTCGCTTT
Coding sequences:
- a CDS encoding SRPBCC family protein, which translates into the protein MIDAGWAATSIQPKTWRGCAMKLEQSFEVEAPLEQVWAALIDVERVAPNLPGAAVTGRNDDGTYNGTFTIKIGPTTASYTGKLEMQNVDEGSHSATMYAQGSDRRGQGGATATISSRLTALGDRTRVEVATDYHITGRLARFGRGGMIEDISERLLREFASRLQSSLAGGPPTVEHQADVADQVPAAGPPAESEQPTNETAITPAVEAEAEAAAPPPTEVAEAVEAVPPPTEAVPPTETVPPTEAVPPPPPPTEAVPPPPAPTGAGPPPPPPPGAGPPPPPPPGAGPPPPPPPPPPPPADSAPPVQGLSLVGGVVLSRIKRNPAPLIGVIAGLVLLRLLFRKR
- a CDS encoding VWA domain-containing protein, whose translation is MLCSDRADIPRFDLAFQAVFGSGQALVDQNPLEELGAVARAALPRAAVPGGRAPELQLAEEPKAVPAAWSDVELLREKDFAQYTETEMAIAQELIARLARRGPTRLSRRTRPARRRRGHRPDLRRVVRSSLRTGGEPVHRHWRAPRTRPRPVVLVCDVSGSMTPYARMLLQYLQASVAARRRVEAFAFGTRLTRITNELEGRDPDRALARAAAAVADFSGGTRIGAALAELNRLHGRRIGRGAVIVILSDGWDRGDPQLLGVEMARLRRSAHRLVWLNPLAAHPDFEPLTRGMRAAVPHTDELLAGNSLASLQELASILEEI
- a CDS encoding nucleotidyltransferase family protein, translating into MIGGLILAAGEGTRFGSEPKLLAELGGRPLLEHAVRAQCRVPALERVVVVLGAHADRLLAEVDFMRAEPVVCDTWAEGQSASLRRGLRELQEASKVIVTLGDEPLITSETVARFAAEPPGTQAVYDGRPGHPVVLGPDQLRALLGLTGDRGARDLLAGGPKIELGDRRGMGRDVDTTEDLERMRNEARAVV
- a CDS encoding XdhC/CoxI family protein; the encoded protein is MRDVLPEISQWEERGDRVAVATVVGVQRSAPRAPGAKMAVSERGEIAGGVSGGCVEGAVVEIAEQVMGGAPPQLVHFGIADSEAWDVGLPCGGEIDVWIQERRPSRFEEIAREGGRAAEVTVVEGPQLGAKLGIDADGGRWGSLGSPEQDDEATRIAGELLWSDASERRGPLFIDVTFPPPRLILFGAVDIAAHLCTLAKGCGWRPYVVDPRARFATPDRFPDAVEVIASWPDEAFARLGGIDPATSIVVLTHDPKLDDAALTIALRSPARFVGAMGSRRAQASRRERLLAAGMTDEELERLSAPVGLDLGAIGREETALSVLAEVVAARHGRDGGRLATGGGRIHQVPA